Proteins found in one Bicyclus anynana chromosome 24, ilBicAnyn1.1, whole genome shotgun sequence genomic segment:
- the LOC128199438 gene encoding E3 SUMO-protein ligase ZBED1-like — translation MILPTYRLPTRKTISSSLVPKLYQSTKEKVLELTAEAEAVCLTTDGWTSINNTAFIALTAHFINKNSLLKSVLLGCSQLDERHTAQNLSNFLKNETSNWGITNKIAGIITDNAANIVAAVHLTTWRHFPCFAHTVNLVVQHSLNAMKPQLDKVKMIVEYFKHSSSANSRLQAMQTQMELPPLKLKQSVVTRWNSTYDMLTRILKIKDAVVSTLAIEQPRLNTLSPEDWLLIEQCINILKIFYEVTEEISAEKSVTISKVMLLVKIMKNHVTKNLIENGSDQYLQLLNDLQEQLNSRFRDLENNILVTEASFLDPRFKKHAFTTMEKYDTCLKGIKRKLRSLAAQDSIPLLEIAPTMNEAQASSSTSSMWADFDKEVENDIIKNPTAAINLDKETLPQTTCVKYLGFYLDRRLTWKDHIKNKRDDLNNRFRNLLWLLGRQSVLSLNNKLLVYCAILKPIWLYGIQIWSTASTSNTLVIQRAQNRILRTIANAPWYSRNTEIHQYLEIPTIQEEIKKHKMQHRTRLLKHPNPLACGLLTADRVKRLKRADVLDTMQT, via the exons atgatATTGCCGACATATAGATTACCCACTCGCAAAACTATATCATCTAGTTTAGTGCCTAAATTGTACCAGAGTACTAAAGAAAAGGTTTTAGAATTGACTGCCGAAGCTGAGGCTGTATGCCTTACTACTGATGGTTGGACATCTATTAATAACACAGCATTTATAGCCCTTACAGCTCATTTTATCAACAAAAACTCCCTGCTTAAATCAGTTTTGTTAGGCTGTTCCCAATTAGACGAACGTCATACAGCACAAAATTTGTCAAACTTCTTAAAAAATGAAACGTCGAATTGGGGAATCACAAACAAAATAGCAGGGATTATAACAGATAACGCGGCAAATATTGTAGCGGCTGTTCATTTAACAACCTGGCGACACTTTCCATGTTTTGCCCACACAGTAAACCTTGTCGTCCAACATAGTTTGAACGCTATGAAACCACAGCTAGATAAAGTAAAAATGATAGTGGAGTATTTTAAGCACAGCTCTTCTGCAAACAGTCGGCTACAAGCTATGCAGACACAGATGGAATTACCACCCTTAAAGTTAAAACAGAGCGTTGTTACCAGATGGAACTCCACTTATGACATGTTGACacgtatattaaaaattaaagatgcTGTAGTAAGTACTCTTGCTATCGAACAACCGCGCCTCAACACCTTATCACCTGAAGATTGGCTGCTGATAGAGCAGTGCATTAatatcttgaaaatattttacgaaGTGACGGAAGAAATAAGTGCTGAAAAATCAGTTACAATATCAAAAGTTATGCTTttggtaaaaataatgaaaaatcacGTGACAAAAAATCTGATTGAAAATGGTTCAGATCAATATCTTCAACTTTTAAACGATCTACAAGAACAATTAAATAGTCGGTTCCGTGACCTTGAAAATAACATATTAGTCACGGAGGCATCTTTTTTAGATCCAAGATTTAAAAAGCATGCATTTACTACCATGGAAAAATACGATACCTGTCTAAAAggtataaaaagaaaacttcGCTCTTTAGCCGCACAAGATTCAATACCATTGCTCGAAATTGCTCCGACTATGAATGAGGCGCAGGCGTCATCTTCTACGAGTAGCATGTGGGCTGATTTTGACAAAGAAGTTGAAAATGATATCATAAAAAATCCTACAGCCGCAA TTAATCTAGACAAAGAAACATTACCACAAACTACATGCGTGAAGTACTTAGGATTTTACTTAGACCGACGTCTCACATGGAAGGATCACATTAAAAATAAGCGCGACGACCTTAATAACCGCTTTAGAAACTTACTCTGGCTTCTAGGCAGGCAGTCTGTATTGTCTCTCAACAATAAATTGCTAGTGTATTGCGCTATTCTGAAACCTATTTGGCTCTATGGAATTCAGATCTGGTCTACCGCTAGCACATCCAACACTCTAGTCATCCAAAGAGCCCAGAATAGAATATTAAGAACAATTGCTAATGCGCCCTGGTACTCACGCAACACTGAAATACACCAATACTTAGAAATACCAACAATTCAGGAAGAGATAAAGAAGCACAAAATGCAACATCGGACACGCTTGTTGAAACATCCAAACCCACTAGCTTGTGGGCTGTTGACTGCTGACAGAGTTAAAAGATTAAAACGGGCAGACGTGCTCGATACAATGCAGACTTGA
- the LOC112052964 gene encoding uncharacterized protein LOC112052964, giving the protein MFKKNVVISVAVILCARILNAEDVDTSIDDVPKNTSNSDRGGRSLHKECNNGISAKCLKIHVLSFLEDLSSRDELNLLPGLSIVKENITNITSPEEMAAELSRQFPGKPEEKLNRFLLYRLQNYLDGHSLRYRLLDTETSKEALDMAKGEREFVGRKKDGGGLGGGKGGGGGALLAAALMMKGTLAAAALGALALLAGKALMTALMSLLLSALVGLKGGGGHKSTTYEIITKPEISHHHSHSHEEHHEHEHDHGHGGYRRAYDTNYNNNYNSYMPYDNTNYKYD; this is encoded by the exons atgtttaaaaaaaatgtggtgATATCCGTAGCAGTGATTTTGTGCGCACGAATCTTAAACGCCGAGGATGTTGATACAAGCATAGATGATGTACCAAAGAATACCTCTAACTCAGACAGAGGTGGACGATCTTTGCACAAAGAATGTAATAACGGTATTAGTGCAAAATGTCTGAAAATACACGTACTGTCCTTTCTAGAAGATCTGAGTTCTCGCGATGAGCTCAATCTACTTCCTGGACTTAGTATAGTGAAggaaaatataaccaatatcaCGAGTCCAGAAGAAATGGCCGCGGAACTATCACGCCAGTTTCCTGGAAAGCCTGAggaaaaattaaatagatttcTCTTGTATCGATTACAGAACTATTTGGATGGTCATTCGTTGAGATACAGGTTACTGGATACTGAGACATCAAAGGAGGCTTTAGATATGGCTAAAGGGGAAAGAGAGTTTGTGGGAAGGAAAAAAGATGGCGGAGGTCTGGGTGGTGGCAAAGGTGGTGGTGGAGGTGCTTTATTAGCCGCCGCTTTGATGATGAAAG gtACGTTAGCTGCCGCAGCGTTAGGAGCTCTAGCCCTTTTAGCTGGTAAAGCGCTGATGACTGCACTAATGTCACTCCTCCTATCAGCACTAGTAGGTCTCAAAGGCGGCGGGGGTCACAAATCTACAACATATGAAATAATCACGAAGCCAGAAATATCCCATCATCATTCCCACAGCCATGAAGAACATCATGAGCACGAACATGACCACGGACATGGTGGCTATAGACGAGCTTATGAcactaactataataataattataacagttACATGCCTTATGACAACACTAATTATAAATATGATTGA